The DNA segment CCTCGCCCGCGACAGGGCCGGGACGCTGTGGCGCTACAACGGCCTGGGCAACGGCCTGTTGAAGGACCGGGTGAAGGTCTTCGCGAACTGGGGCACGGGTTACAACGTCATCGTCGGCCCCGGGGACATCACCGGCGACGGGAAGGCCGACCTCGTCTCGCGGGACGGCAGCGGCAATGTGTGGCGCAACAGCGGGGACGGCAAGGGGTCGTTCGGGGCGCGGGTGAAGATCGCGAGTGGGTGGCAGGGCTACAAGGGCCTCTTCTAGCCAAGCTGTGACGTGTGTCATGCCCCCGGCGAGGGAATCGCTGGGGACATGACAGATGACGCCATAGCGAGCGGGCGGTCCTCCGGGAAGGTCTCGGACGAAGAGCGGCTGGCCCAGCTCGGCTACACGCAGGTTCTCAGCCGCCGTATGTCGGCGTTCTCCAACTACGCGGTCTCCTTCACGATCATCTCGGTCCTGTCGGGCTGCCTGACGCTGTATCTGTTCGGCATGAACACGGGCGGCCCGGCGGTGATCACCTGGGGCTGGGTGGCCGTAGGCCTGATGACCCTCTTCGTCGGCCTCGCCATGGCCGAGATCTGCTCGGCGTATCCGACGTCGGCGGGCCTGTACTTCTGGGCGCACCGGCTCGCGCCGCCGCGTACGGCCGCCGCCTGGGCGTGGTTCACGGGCTGGTTCAACGTGCTGGGCCAGGTGGCGGTGACGGCCGGCATCGACTTCGGGGCGGCATCGTTCCTGGGCGCGTACCTGAACCTGCAGTTCGGTTTCGAGGTGACCCCGGGCCGCACGATCCTGCTCTTCGCGGGCATCCTCGTCCTGCACGGCCTCCTCAACACCTTCGGCGTGCGTATCGTCGCGCTGCTGAACAGCATCAGCGTGTGGTGGCACGTGCTGGGCGTCGCGGTGATCGTCGGCGCGCTGACCTTCGTACCGGACGAGCATCAGTCGGCGTCCTTCGTGTTCGGCGAGTTCGTGAACAACACCGGCTGGGGCAGCGGGGTGTACGTCGTCCTGGTGGGCCTGCTGATGGCGCAGTACACCTTCACCGGGTACGACGCCTCGGCGCACATGACGGAGGAGACGCACGACGCGTCGACGGCGGGCCCGAAGGGGATCGTGCAGTCGATCTGGACGTCGTGGATAGCGGGTTTCGTTCTCCTGCTGGGCTTCACCTTCGCGATCCAGTCCTACGAGGGTGCCCTCACGTCCCCGACCGGTGCGCCGCCCGCGCAGATCCTGCTCGACGCGCTGGGCGCGACGGCGGGCAAGCTGCTCCTACTGGTCGTCATCGGGGCGCAGTTGTTCTGCGGGATGGCGTCCGTGACGGCCAACAGCCGTATGATCTACGCCTTCTCGCGCGACGGGGCCCTGCCCTTCTCGCACGTGTGGCACACCGTCAGCCCGCGCACCCGGACGCCGGTGGCGGCGGTGTGGCTGGCCGCGGGCGGGGCGCTGGTGCTCGGGCTGCCGTATCTGATCAACGTAACGGCGTATGCGGCGGTGACCTCGATCGCGGTGATCGGCCTCTACATCGCGTACGTCATCCCGACGCTGCTGCGGCTGCGCAAGGGAGACGCGTTCGAGCGCGGGCCGTGGCACCTGGGGCGCTGGTCGGGGGCCGTCGGGGTGGTGGCGGTGACGTGGGTCGGCGTGATCACGGTGCTGTTCATGCTGCCGCAGGTGTCCCCGGTGACCTGGGAGACCTTCAACTACGCCCCGGTCGCCGTCCTGGTCGTCCTCGGTTTCGCCGCGACCTGGTGGCTGGCGTCGGCCCGGCACTGGTTCCTCAACCCCGACCACGAGCGCACGATCGCCCGGGACGCGGCCCGTGCGGGGGCGCCCGAACCGGTGGATCCGTAGCGCTTCGGCGCGCGCGGGCCGCGCGAGAGCTCCTTCTGCGGCCCTCCGCCACCGCTGACGTGGCCGCGACCCCGATACCCGATCGGATCCACGGCCACGTGCGGCTATGCTCGGGGTGGCAACATCGCCTGGGCCCTTAGCTCAATTGGCAGAGCAGTGGACTTTTAATCCATTGGTTGTGGGTTCGAGTCCCACAGGGCCTACGGTTCGCAGACGGGCGCCTCGCGCTCTCACCTGCTGTGCGGCGCCCGGTTCGGCTTCGGTCGGACCGGGCGCCGTTTTGCTGTGCCCCAGACTCTTGCGCCTCGCAAACGTCCCGGCATCCCGCCGGCCCCCGCCGCCTCACAGGAATGTCACAGCCTGGTCGGATACGTCCGCGATGGCGCTTGGCGGGTTTGCGCCAGGCGAAGATCTCCTCGCCCCGAACTATCAACAGAAATCGGTCCCTTGAGGAAAGCTGGGCGATCATCCGGGATCACATTCCCGACCGCGGCGGTCGAAGGTGCTCGATCCGGCCGCCGACGTCTACGTTCCTTCAGCACCAGGGATCACCATGCCCCCCACCCCCCACACGGCCCCGATATCGGGCGCGAAACGCGTCGCCCGAGTCGCCGTGGCCGCAGGCCTCGTCGCCGCGCTCTCCGCGGCCGGCCCCATACCCCTCGCCCTCGCCGCGGACGGCTCCACCGCCACCGCGGCCGACCCCGGCGTCAAGTCCGCCCACGACAAGCTCGGCGCGGACGACGCCGACCTCCTCGCCGAGGCCAAGGCGCAGCGCGACAAGACCGTCACCATGATGATCGCCACCGCGCCCGGGCAGACCGAGAAGGTCGCCGCGGAGCTGGACGCGCTCAAGGGCGGCTCCGTGGGCCGTACCTACGACAAGCTCGGCTATGTACGGGCCACCGTGCCGACCGGCAGGGCGGACTCCGCCATCTCGGCCGCCGCGCAGCTCTCCTCCGTGCAGGCCATCGACCTGCGGGACGAGATACCCCTCGTGGAGCCGGGCCTCGACAGCGGCGCCAAGTCGACCGCCTCGGCGGCCACTTACCCCGGCCCCGACAAGAACACCCCCGCGAAGAACCCGTACAACCCGTCCTTCGAGACGGGCGCCGTCGACTTCGTGAAGAAGAACCCGAAGGCGGACGGCCGCGGCGTCACCATCGGCGTCCTCGACACCGGTGTCGACCTCGCGAGCCCCGCGCTGCAGAAGACGACGACCGGTGAGCGCAAGATCGTCGACTGGGTGACCGCCACCGACCCGATCGTCGACGGCGACGGCACCTGGCGGGCGATGACCACCTCAGTCTCCGGGCCGTCCTTCACCTTCGGGGGCAAGAGCTGGACGGCGCCCGAGGGGGCGTACCAGGTCAGCACCTTCCGCGAGGACGTCACAGAGCAGGGCAAGGCCGCGGACGGCGACGCCGACGGTGACGTCAACCGCGACGGCGACACGACCGACGACTGGGGCGTCCTGTACGACGCCAAGGCCGGCCAGGTCACCGTCGACGTGAACGACAACGGCGACTTCACCGACGACACCCCGATGAAGCCGTACAAGGACGGCCGCCAGGTCGGCCACTTCGGCACCGACGACCCGGCCACCGGCATCGCCGAGAGCCAGGACTTCGTCGTGGAGGTCCGCAAGGACGTCCCGATGGACCCGCTGGGCGGCGACTGGGCCGGCAAGAAGGCCGACTTCGTCAACATCGGCCTCACCGCCGGCGCGCACGGCAGCCACGTGGCCGGCATCACCGCCGCCAACGGCCTGCTCGGCGGCAGGATGGACGGTCAGGCCCCGGGCGCCAAGATCGTCTCCAGCCGGGCCTGCATCTTCGGCCCCGGCTGCTCCAGCGTCGCGCTCACCGAGGGCATGATCGACCTCGTCGCCAACCGTGGCGTCGACGTCGTCAACATGTCCATCGGCGGCCTGCCCCCGCTGAACGACGGCAACAACGCGCGTGCGGAGCTCTACACGCGGCTCATCGACACCTACGGCGTCCAGCTCGTCCTGTCCGCGGGCAACTCCGGCCCCGGCGCCAACACCATCGGCGACCCCGGCCTCGCCGACAAGGTCATCTCGGTCGGCGCGGGCGTCTCCAAGGAGACCTTCGCCGCCAACTACGGCACCGGCGTGCGCACCAAGTACCAGCTGTTCAACTTCTCCTCGCGCGGCCCGCGTGAGGACGGCGGGTTCACCCCGACCGTCGTGGCTCCAGGCGCCGCGGTCAGCACGATCCCGGCCTGGATGCCGGGCGCGCCCATCGCCGAGGCGGGCTGGAAGCTCCCGGCCGGCTATGCCATGTACAACGGCACCTCGATGGCGTCCCCGCAGGCCGCGGGCGCGTCCGCGCTGCTGTTGTCCGCCGCGAAGCAGAAGAGCATCAAGCTGACGCCCGAGAAGCTGCGCACCGCCCTCACCTCGACCGCCCACCACATCGAGGGACTCCAGGCATACGAGGAGGGCGCCGGCCGCATCGACGTCGGCGACGCCTGGAGGGCGGTCAGGGCAGGCGCCACCGCCCATGACTACGCCGTGAAGGCTCCGGTCGACACCGCACTCGACCAGGCGCTGAAGACGCCGGGCGCGGGCACGGGTCTGTACGACCGCGAGGGCGGCCTCAAGGCCGGCAAGAAGAAGACGTACGACGTCACCGTCACCCGTACGTCCGGCCCCGCCGGTTCCCTCCCGCACACCCTGCGCCTGGCCAACAACAGGGCCCGCACCTTCTCGATCCTCGGCCCGAAGGTCGTCGACCTGCCGCTGAACAAGCCGGTGACGGTCAAGGTGCAGGCCGCGCCGAAGAACGCGGGTATCAAGAGCGCGATCCTGGAGGCGGACGACCCGAGGACGGTCGGCGTCGACAAGCAGATCCTCACCACCGTCGTCGTCTCCACGCCGGCCAAGTACACCTTCACCGCCTCGGGTTCGGTGCAGCGCAACAACTTCAAGTCGTACTTCGTGACGGTCCCGGAGGGTACGAAGTCGCTGGAGATCACGCTCGGCGGGCTGAAGCAGGGCAGCCGGACGTTCTTCACCGCCATCAACCCCTACGGCGTCCCCGCCGCGGACAACAGCCCGGACACCAAGGACCTCCCCGAGTCCGCCGAGCCGGTGCCCGGCGTCTGGGAGATCGAGGTCGACTCGCGCCGTACGTCGGCACTGCTGGACAACCCGTTCAAGCTGAACGCCACCGTGTACGGCGCCTCCTTCGACCCGGAGTCGGTGACCGTGCCGGAGGCCGAGGTCGGTACTCCCGTCGCCGCCTCCTGGACGGTGACCAACAAGCTGGAGGCCGTCGAGGGCAACTTCAAGGGCGGCGCGCTCGGCTCGTCGAAGACCGCGCGGCCGGCCATCAAGGGCGGTGAGACGCACACCAGCACCATCGAGGTGCCCGAGGGCACCACCTCGCTGGACGTCTCCATCGGCAAGGTCTCCGACCTGGGCGCCGACCTCGACCTGTCGGTGTACGACGCCCAGGGCAAGCTCGTCGGCCAGTCCGCGGACGGCGACGCCGAGGAGTCCGTCTCCATCGCCGACCCGGCCGCCGGCAAGTACACCGTCGAGGTGGCCGGCTTCGAGGTGCCGTCCGGCTCGACCGCGTACGACTACCGGGACGCGTACTTCTCCTCGGCGCTCGGCTCGGTCAAGGTCGACGAGTCCGCGCCGGTGAAGCTCGGCACGGGTGACTCGGCGAAGGCGGCGGCGAACGTCACCGTCGCACGGGCCGTGCCCGAGGGCCGTCAGCTCTTCGGCGAGGTACGGCTGGTGAACACGCGCGGGACGACCGCGGGTGTCGGCGGGGTGACGATCGAGAAGGTCACGCCGTAGTCGTCGGCACGAACGACTGAGGGGCGGGCGTCCGGTGCCGGGCGCCCGCCCCTTCTTGTTGCCGTTCGCTCAGCCCGCGCTGAGCTTCGCGAGGTCGCCCAGCGGCAGCGTGTGCTGGGTCTGGAGGACCTTCGCGCGCAGGTAGCGGACGTTGTCCGGGGTGGCGAAGACGCCGGTCGGGACGCGGTCCTGGACCTTGATGCCGAGGGCGCGCAACTGGTCGGCCTTGTCGGGGTTGTTGGAGAGCAGGTCCAGTGCGCCGATGCCGAGGGCGGTGAGCATCTGGGCGGCCGCCGTGTAGTCGCGGGCGTCCTCCGGGAGGCCGAGCGCGGCGTTCGCGGCGTAGGTGTCGAGGCCCTGGTCCTGGAGGGCGTACGCGTCGAGCTTGTTGTAGAGCCCGATGCCGCGGCCCTCCTGGCGCAGGTACAGCAGCACACCGCCGCGCTCGGCGATGCGCTCGACGGCCTCGCGCAGCTGGGGGCCGCAGTCGCAGCGGGCCGAGCCGAAGACGTCGCCGGTCAGGCACTCGGAGTGCAGGCGGACCAGCGGGGTGGTGCCGGGAGCCGCGTCTCCGAGGACGACGGCCACGTGTTCCAGGCCGTCGGCCAGGCCGTGGAAGGTGACGAGTTCGGCGTCGACGCCGTAGCCGTCCTGGAAGCGCAGCGGAACCCGGACGCGGGCGCGCTGGGTGGCGGCGGCGGTGAAGTCGGGCATGCGGGTCTCCGGGTTCCGTGCGTGGGTCGCCTGCTTCAGATTTGAAGCAGCTCCTCGGTACAGGACCCTATCCCATGCTTTAAATTTGAAGCAATGAGTTTTCTGTGGCGTGCGTCACGAACAGGGCTTGGTGGAGCGCCGTCGCCAGGGCACGTCGTCCGCGGTGGCATGCGCGGTGTCGCCCTGGAATCCCCCGGCCACCGCCGTGAAGATCTCCTCCAGCTGCCCGACCTGCTCCGGGGTCAGTCGGTCGAAGAGCAGCGCCCGCACGGTCTCCACATGGCCCGGGGCCGCACGCTCCAGGACGCGCATCCCTTCCTCGGTGAGGGTGGCGATGCTGCCGCGCTTGTCCCAGCGGCAGTCCTCGCGCCGCACCAGCCCGTCCTTCTCCAGGCGTGTCACGGCGTACGTCAGTCGACTGCGGGTGATCTTCAGGCCTTCCGCGAGGTCGGTCATGCGCAGCCGGCGCTCCGGAGCCTCGGACAGGGTGGCGAGGATGGAGTAATACAGATGGGGCATGCCGGCTTCCTGCTGGAGCTGCCGGTCCAGCGCGTCCTCCACGAGGGCGGCGGAGGCGATGTAGGCGCGCCAGGCGCGCTGCTCCTCGGGGGAGAGCCAGCGAGTCGTCATGCGACCAGTGTAGGTTTGTTTCAAACTTGAACCAAGCGGAGCGTGCCGATGCCGTCGTACCCCTACGTCCTGCTGTCCGCCGCGGTCTCGCTGGACGGCTACCTCGACGACACCACCCCCGAGCGCCTGCTCCTCTCCAGCCCGGCCGACTTCGACCGGGTCGACGAGGTGCGGGCGTCCGTGGACGCGATCCTGATCGGCGCCGGCACGATCCGGGCGGACAACCCGCGGCTGCTGGTGAACTCGGCCGAGCGGCGGGCCGCGCGGGTGGCGGCCGGGAAGCCGGAGTATCCGCTCAAGGTCACGGTCAGCGCGTCCGGCGAGCTGGACCCGACGGCGAACTTCTGGCACACGGGCGGCGAGAAGATCGTCTACACGACGGAGAAGGGCGCGGAGCGCCTGCGCCGGGCGCCGGTCGCGGCGGACGTGGTCGCGCTGGGCGCCGACCTGGACTGGCGGGGCCTACTGCGGCACCTGCGCGAGGTGCGCGGCGTCGAACGGCTGATGGTCGAGGGGGGCGGCACGATCCACACGCAGCTCCTTCAGCAGGGGCTGGCGGACGAGGTGCAACTGGTGCTGGCGCCGCTGTTCGTGGGGGACCCGGACGCGCCGCGGCTGTTCGGGCCGGGCGGGTATCAGGGAGGCCGGCTGCGGCTGCTCGAGACGCGGCGGATCGAGGACGTCGTGCTGATGCGCTACGAGCCGACGGCACCCGGTGCGGGTGTCCTGCCGTCCGCCGCGGACCGGAGGTGGCTGGCGGTGGCCTGCGATCTGGCGGCACAGTGCCCGCCGTCGGGGACGGCCTTCAGCGTCGGGGCGGTCGTGGTGGCGGCCGACGGGACGGAGCTGGCGCGGGGGTACTCGCGGGAGGGCGGTGACCCCGTGGTGCATGCCGAGGAGGCCGCGCTGGCGAAGATCGCGGCCGGGGATCCCCGGGTGACGTCCGCCACGGTGTACACGAGCCTGGAGCCCTGTACGCGCCGGGCGTCCCGGCCGGTGCCCTGCGCGCGGCTGATCCTCGACGCGGGGGTGCGGCGCGTGGTGACGGCCTGGCGGGAGCCGGACACGTTCGTGGCGGGGGCCGACGGGAGCGGGCTGCTGGCGGGAGAAGGGGTGGAGGTCGTCGTCCTGCCGGAGTACGAGGGGCCGGCCAAGGCTCCGAACAGCCATCTGCTGCCCTGACCGGCCCGGGTCACGGCTGCCGAAAACACTGCTCAAAGCGGGGCCGGGGAAACGCGTGTGCATCTTGTCCTGCGGATGGCGTACTATTGAGT comes from the Streptomyces sp. NBC_00443 genome and includes:
- a CDS encoding amino acid permease; its protein translation is MTDDAIASGRSSGKVSDEERLAQLGYTQVLSRRMSAFSNYAVSFTIISVLSGCLTLYLFGMNTGGPAVITWGWVAVGLMTLFVGLAMAEICSAYPTSAGLYFWAHRLAPPRTAAAWAWFTGWFNVLGQVAVTAGIDFGAASFLGAYLNLQFGFEVTPGRTILLFAGILVLHGLLNTFGVRIVALLNSISVWWHVLGVAVIVGALTFVPDEHQSASFVFGEFVNNTGWGSGVYVVLVGLLMAQYTFTGYDASAHMTEETHDASTAGPKGIVQSIWTSWIAGFVLLLGFTFAIQSYEGALTSPTGAPPAQILLDALGATAGKLLLLVVIGAQLFCGMASVTANSRMIYAFSRDGALPFSHVWHTVSPRTRTPVAAVWLAAGGALVLGLPYLINVTAYAAVTSIAVIGLYIAYVIPTLLRLRKGDAFERGPWHLGRWSGAVGVVAVTWVGVITVLFMLPQVSPVTWETFNYAPVAVLVVLGFAATWWLASARHWFLNPDHERTIARDAARAGAPEPVDP
- a CDS encoding S8 family serine peptidase — encoded protein: MPPTPHTAPISGAKRVARVAVAAGLVAALSAAGPIPLALAADGSTATAADPGVKSAHDKLGADDADLLAEAKAQRDKTVTMMIATAPGQTEKVAAELDALKGGSVGRTYDKLGYVRATVPTGRADSAISAAAQLSSVQAIDLRDEIPLVEPGLDSGAKSTASAATYPGPDKNTPAKNPYNPSFETGAVDFVKKNPKADGRGVTIGVLDTGVDLASPALQKTTTGERKIVDWVTATDPIVDGDGTWRAMTTSVSGPSFTFGGKSWTAPEGAYQVSTFREDVTEQGKAADGDADGDVNRDGDTTDDWGVLYDAKAGQVTVDVNDNGDFTDDTPMKPYKDGRQVGHFGTDDPATGIAESQDFVVEVRKDVPMDPLGGDWAGKKADFVNIGLTAGAHGSHVAGITAANGLLGGRMDGQAPGAKIVSSRACIFGPGCSSVALTEGMIDLVANRGVDVVNMSIGGLPPLNDGNNARAELYTRLIDTYGVQLVLSAGNSGPGANTIGDPGLADKVISVGAGVSKETFAANYGTGVRTKYQLFNFSSRGPREDGGFTPTVVAPGAAVSTIPAWMPGAPIAEAGWKLPAGYAMYNGTSMASPQAAGASALLLSAAKQKSIKLTPEKLRTALTSTAHHIEGLQAYEEGAGRIDVGDAWRAVRAGATAHDYAVKAPVDTALDQALKTPGAGTGLYDREGGLKAGKKKTYDVTVTRTSGPAGSLPHTLRLANNRARTFSILGPKVVDLPLNKPVTVKVQAAPKNAGIKSAILEADDPRTVGVDKQILTTVVVSTPAKYTFTASGSVQRNNFKSYFVTVPEGTKSLEITLGGLKQGSRTFFTAINPYGVPAADNSPDTKDLPESAEPVPGVWEIEVDSRRTSALLDNPFKLNATVYGASFDPESVTVPEAEVGTPVAASWTVTNKLEAVEGNFKGGALGSSKTARPAIKGGETHTSTIEVPEGTTSLDVSIGKVSDLGADLDLSVYDAQGKLVGQSADGDAEESVSIADPAAGKYTVEVAGFEVPSGSTAYDYRDAYFSSALGSVKVDESAPVKLGTGDSAKAAANVTVARAVPEGRQLFGEVRLVNTRGTTAGVGGVTIEKVTP
- a CDS encoding GTP cyclohydrolase II, yielding MPDFTAAATQRARVRVPLRFQDGYGVDAELVTFHGLADGLEHVAVVLGDAAPGTTPLVRLHSECLTGDVFGSARCDCGPQLREAVERIAERGGVLLYLRQEGRGIGLYNKLDAYALQDQGLDTYAANAALGLPEDARDYTAAAQMLTALGIGALDLLSNNPDKADQLRALGIKVQDRVPTGVFATPDNVRYLRAKVLQTQHTLPLGDLAKLSAG
- a CDS encoding MarR family winged helix-turn-helix transcriptional regulator — translated: MTTRWLSPEEQRAWRAYIASAALVEDALDRQLQQEAGMPHLYYSILATLSEAPERRLRMTDLAEGLKITRSRLTYAVTRLEKDGLVRREDCRWDKRGSIATLTEEGMRVLERAAPGHVETVRALLFDRLTPEQVGQLEEIFTAVAGGFQGDTAHATADDVPWRRRSTKPCS
- a CDS encoding dihydrofolate reductase family protein, with translation MPSYPYVLLSAAVSLDGYLDDTTPERLLLSSPADFDRVDEVRASVDAILIGAGTIRADNPRLLVNSAERRAARVAAGKPEYPLKVTVSASGELDPTANFWHTGGEKIVYTTEKGAERLRRAPVAADVVALGADLDWRGLLRHLREVRGVERLMVEGGGTIHTQLLQQGLADEVQLVLAPLFVGDPDAPRLFGPGGYQGGRLRLLETRRIEDVVLMRYEPTAPGAGVLPSAADRRWLAVACDLAAQCPPSGTAFSVGAVVVAADGTELARGYSREGGDPVVHAEEAALAKIAAGDPRVTSATVYTSLEPCTRRASRPVPCARLILDAGVRRVVTAWREPDTFVAGADGSGLLAGEGVEVVVLPEYEGPAKAPNSHLLP